A single region of the Peromyscus eremicus chromosome 16_21, PerEre_H2_v1, whole genome shotgun sequence genome encodes:
- the Tcf19 gene encoding transcription factor 19 isoform X2, with the protein MLPCFQLLRIGGGRGGDLYTFHPPSRSGCTYRLGCRADLCDVALRPQQEPGLISGVHAELHAELQGDDWRVSLEDHSSQGTLVNNVRLPRGHRLELSDGDLLTFGPEGQAGTSSSEFYFMFQQVRVKPQDFAAITVPRSRGEAGTGFQPMLPPQGAPHRPLSTLSSAPKATLILNSIGSLSKLQPQPLTFSRGGGRPQSLAVPTQPAEVGASPAPPTRNRRKSAHRVLAELEDESEASLGPLSVLMEPRKKLRVEKAALVSSG; encoded by the exons ATGCTACCCTGCTTCCAGCTGCTGCGCATAGGGGGCGGCAGGGGCGGTGATCTCTACACCTTCCACCCCCCGTCCAGGTCAGGCTGCACCTATAGGCTGGGCTGCAGGGCTGACCTGTGTGATGTGGCCCTGCGGCCCCAGCAGGAGCCGGGCCTCATCTCTGGGGTCCATGCAGAGCTGCATGCTGAGCTCCAAGGAGACGACTGGAGGGTCAGCCTGGAGGACCACAGCAGCCAAG GGACTTTGGTCAATAATGTCCGACTCCCAAGAGGCCACAGGCTGGAGTTGAGCGATGGTGACCTTCTGACCTTTGGCCCTGAAGGGCAAGCAGGAACCAGCTCCTCGGAATTCTACTTCATGTTCCAACAAGTCCGGGTCAAACCTCAGGACTTTGCTGCCATTACTGTCCCTCGGTCTCGGGGAGAAGCTGGGACTGGTTTCCAACCCATGCTGCCCCCCCAGGGGGCTCCCCATCGGCCACTCAGCACCCTGTCCTCTGCCCCCAAGGCCACACTGATCCTCAACTCCATCGGCAGCCTCAGCAAGCTGCAGCCGCAGCCCCTCACCTTCTCCCGGGGTGGTGGCAGACCACAGAGCCTGGCTGTTCCCACCCAGCCTGCGGAAGTGGGGGCTTCGCCCGCTCCACCCACAAGAAACCGGAGGAAATCGGCTCATAGAGTGTTGGCAGAACTAGAGGATGAGAGCGAGGCTTCCCTGGGCCCTCTCTCAGTCCTTATGGAGCCCAGGAAGAAGCTCCGTGTGGAGAAGGCCGCTCTGGTGTCCAGTGGGTAA
- the Cchcr1 gene encoding coiled-coil alpha-helical rod protein 1, which produces MLPPSGFAGLVPPSHFQARSLPTLPRSAPTWASDIPLIQSKAGQDVLERRLDTQTPTVTVWEQDVCGDAQGPGRRGRSLELGVSSALSQQAELISWQLQELRRLEEEVRTLRETSLQQKMRLEAQAMELDALAVAEKAGQAEAEGLRAALAGAEMVRKNLEEGNQRDLQEIQSLHQEQLSSLTEAHEKAFASLTSKAEDLEKSLNSLEMKRAGETQQLAIAQKEVELLRSQLSKTQGELEAQVALVESLRKYVGEQVPPEVHSQTWEPERKELLDTLQHLREDRADLQATVELLQVRVQSLSHMLALQEEELTRKVGPLICQGFPLGQ; this is translated from the exons ATGTTGCCGCCTTCAG gtTTTGCTGGGCTGGTTCCTCCCTCCCACTTCCAAGCTCGGTCCCTTCCAACTCTGCCAAGATCGGCCCCGACCTGGGCTTCAGACATTCCCCTGATCCAATCCAAGGCTGGCCAAGATGTCTTAGAGAGGCGGCTAGACACTCAGACACCTACAGTGACCGTGTGGGAACAGGACGTTTGTGGAGATGCACAGGGGCCAGGGCGGAGAGGCAG GTCTCTGGAGCTGGGGGTCTCCAGTGCCCTGAGCCAGCAGGCTGAGCTGATCTCTTGGCAGCTCCAAGAGTTGCGACGGCTGGAGGAGGAGGTCCGGACCCTGCGGGAGACCTCCCTGCAGCAGAAGATGAGGTTGGAGGCTCAGGCCATGGAGCTGGATGCTCTTGCGGTGGCCGAGAAGGCTGGCCAAGCCGAGGCTGAGGGCCTGCGTGCCGCCTTGGCCGGAGCTGAGATGGTCCGGAAGAACCTGGAGGAGGGGAACCAGAGGGACCTACAGGAGATCCAGAGTCTGCACCAAGAGCAG CTGTCCTCCCTGACAGAGGCTCATGAGAAGGCTTTTGCTAGTCTGACCAGCAAGGCCGAGGACTTGGAGAAGTCTCTGAATAGCTTGGAAATGAAGCGGGCAGGAGAAACCCAACAGCTGGCCATAGCCCAGAAGGAGGTGGAGCTGCTCCGGAGTCAACTGAG TAAGACCCAAGGGGAGCTGGAAGCTCAGGTGGCCTTGGTCGAAAGTCTGAGGAAGTACGTGGGGGAACAAGTCCCTCCGGAGGTTCATAGCCAGACGTGGGAGCCGGAACGGAAGGAGCTTCTGGACACCTTGCAG CACTTGAGGGAGGATAGGGCTGACCTTCAGGCCACCGTGGAATTGCTACAGGTTCGGGTACAGAGTCTCTCACACATGCTCGCCCTGCAGGAAGAGGAACTGACCAGGAAGGTAGGACCTCTCATTTGCCAGGGCTTTCCTCTGGGGCAGTAG
- the Tcf19 gene encoding transcription factor 19 isoform X1 encodes MLPCFQLLRIGGGRGGDLYTFHPPSRSGCTYRLGCRADLCDVALRPQQEPGLISGVHAELHAELQGDDWRVSLEDHSSQGTLVNNVRLPRGHRLELSDGDLLTFGPEGQAGTSSSEFYFMFQQVRVKPQDFAAITVPRSRGEAGTGFQPMLPPQGAPHRPLSTLSSAPKATLILNSIGSLSKLQPQPLTFSRGGGRPQSLAVPTQPAEVGASPAPPTRNRRKSAHRVLAELEDESEASLGPLSVLMEPRKKLRVEKAALVSSGRE; translated from the exons ATGCTACCCTGCTTCCAGCTGCTGCGCATAGGGGGCGGCAGGGGCGGTGATCTCTACACCTTCCACCCCCCGTCCAGGTCAGGCTGCACCTATAGGCTGGGCTGCAGGGCTGACCTGTGTGATGTGGCCCTGCGGCCCCAGCAGGAGCCGGGCCTCATCTCTGGGGTCCATGCAGAGCTGCATGCTGAGCTCCAAGGAGACGACTGGAGGGTCAGCCTGGAGGACCACAGCAGCCAAG GGACTTTGGTCAATAATGTCCGACTCCCAAGAGGCCACAGGCTGGAGTTGAGCGATGGTGACCTTCTGACCTTTGGCCCTGAAGGGCAAGCAGGAACCAGCTCCTCGGAATTCTACTTCATGTTCCAACAAGTCCGGGTCAAACCTCAGGACTTTGCTGCCATTACTGTCCCTCGGTCTCGGGGAGAAGCTGGGACTGGTTTCCAACCCATGCTGCCCCCCCAGGGGGCTCCCCATCGGCCACTCAGCACCCTGTCCTCTGCCCCCAAGGCCACACTGATCCTCAACTCCATCGGCAGCCTCAGCAAGCTGCAGCCGCAGCCCCTCACCTTCTCCCGGGGTGGTGGCAGACCACAGAGCCTGGCTGTTCCCACCCAGCCTGCGGAAGTGGGGGCTTCGCCCGCTCCACCCACAAGAAACCGGAGGAAATCGGCTCATAGAGTGTTGGCAGAACTAGAGGATGAGAGCGAGGCTTCCCTGGGCCCTCTCTCAGTCCTTATGGAGCCCAGGAAGAAGCTCCGTGTGGAGAAGGCCGCTCTGGTGTCCAGTGG GAGGGAATGA